From Schaalia sp. ZJ405, one genomic window encodes:
- the proC gene encoding pyrroline-5-carboxylate reductase has product MTIGFIGTGSMVSAIALGAAAHGVDTSGWILSNRTPAKAEELAKKLNARSGSNLDVAAHADVIVLGVKPQMHSGVIHQITPTLNSRRNVVIVSLAAGRSTATIRSDFEDAGLTWASSLPIIRVMPNVNAHIGQSVTGICADGASDDDIAAVVHLMDSVGMTVTLEEKNFPVFSALAGCSPAWMYEIIESLARAGVKHGLTKDVAVSVVAQAMKGSAALVLDRSSCGIVPAQLVDQVTSPGGTTIAGLLAAQREGLPAALVAAVDAAVERDQALS; this is encoded by the coding sequence TGACCATCGGTTTCATTGGCACAGGATCTATGGTGTCGGCAATCGCCCTCGGCGCAGCAGCACACGGAGTGGACACCAGCGGGTGGATTCTCTCCAACCGAACCCCCGCAAAAGCCGAGGAGCTGGCGAAGAAGCTGAACGCACGTTCGGGCTCCAACCTCGACGTCGCGGCGCACGCTGACGTCATTGTCCTCGGAGTCAAACCCCAAATGCACAGCGGAGTGATCCATCAGATCACTCCGACGCTGAATTCTCGGCGCAACGTCGTCATTGTCTCCCTTGCTGCGGGACGATCAACCGCGACGATCCGCAGTGATTTTGAGGATGCTGGACTGACGTGGGCGTCCTCTCTCCCGATTATTCGCGTGATGCCCAATGTCAATGCCCACATCGGTCAGTCAGTGACGGGAATTTGCGCCGATGGAGCCAGCGATGACGACATTGCAGCGGTGGTTCATCTCATGGACTCTGTCGGGATGACGGTGACATTGGAAGAAAAGAACTTCCCCGTCTTTTCTGCTCTGGCAGGATGTTCACCCGCATGGATGTACGAGATCATTGAATCACTCGCACGTGCGGGCGTGAAACATGGACTCACGAAGGATGTTGCCGTGTCCGTTGTGGCTCAGGCGATGAAAGGATCGGCCGCCCTCGTTCTTGATCGATCCTCTTGCGGGATCGTTCCAGCACAGCTCGTTGACCAGGTCACGAGCCCCGGTGGAACAACGATTGCGGGCCTGCTCGCAGCCCAACGTGAGGGACTCCCAGCGGCACTTGTCGCTGCTGTGGATGCCGCCGTCGAGCGAGATCAGGCGCTGAGCTAA